Within Anopheles ziemanni chromosome 2, idAnoZiCoDA_A2_x.2, whole genome shotgun sequence, the genomic segment TTTCGCTGTTGGTTTGCTTCCTAAAAGTAGGTGACAATTTATGATTTTGTCATGTTCGGTAGTACTACAACAGCTGGATGCTGTTGTTTCTGGTACGTGATTGGAAAGCGATACCCAAACTTCCCGAAATTCATAAAACCATGTATGTACGGCTGGGAAAAAATACTGATTAACAGGGCTTGTTATGAGTTGCCCAGTGCTTATTGCATTTCTAAAAGGAAACagctttctttgtttttattggaagCAGGTTTTTGTGAACACATGAAAATGTTATATTCATGCACGCATGTATTTACTATGATTAATGAATGAATTAAAGCTAAAGCAGGATCGGTCTCATTCcgatttttaaaaagaaaaaaaaactgttaatAGCGACAGCATTGAATAATGCGCAtaagattttaattttctatttaatAATACAAATAACCAATAGTAATAAAAAGGTTCGTCGCTGCAGGTCACGTTGTAGTCTATCGTATTTCCGCTAGCTGATGGGAACCCTTTTCGTACCGGTACCGGTAAATAACCGATTCAATGTCTCCAAGGTCAATTTCCCGTTTCACCAAATGCTCTGGTTCAAGGTCGTGAGCGTCGACTTGGGAGAGGATTTGCGATTTCGAGAGAGGATTTTCTCAAAATGTGAGAGATCTTCTAAGAAGATCAAATTGTCCACTATAATGTTCAGAAAGTTTTGTGTAGTATTATGTTGTATTAAAGTCTCTTATCGAATCAAAATACATATGTTctatgaattttttttaacgatagttttattgttttaaatctaAATAATATATTTCCGGGTTGTTTTGTTCTTATTGTTAGAAAATATGTTCAACCATGTGAATATACTTcacattattatttaaatttctggTATACTTTTCGAAAAGCTTAATAATTAACGTTTTTCCTACTTTGAAAGTGTTATTTCCTCTAACAAACAATAATCGAATGAATATTACTATAACATATTGACAATTCAAAATGCAACCAACGTATATTACTCACTTCAAAAACGACTTCGatattcttgtttttcaatctGTGTCTAATGCTTGAATCACGTtttcttcgaaacagtttcaaaGAACACCTGCGTCCCTTTTTCGGCCCTATCGCATTCCACCAAGATGTAAGGGCTGTTGTCACTTTCCTTAACATTTAAGAAATTAGcataaatttcatttatttatttttagattGTCATTATGTATGCAGTGCGAAACTATCTTCGTTTCGTCTGAACATAACATTTGTTCTTGGTTTCAAAAGGCTATGACAAGAAAATATGGTGGAGCAGATAAAATGATAATGCGTGGTTCAGGAAGAAATCAAAACGAATATGTCCTTTATAACGCcgattttaccatttttagtTTCTTTATCATTAGATTAAAATTTGATCAACAAGTTTTTCTGCATTCCTGAATTTGTATTAGAtcattttatatcaattttaaTGTAACATCCTGAAAAGCTACGGACGTTTACCGGATATCCGTGACAACGAATAATGACTAAATTCAACATTAAAAagctttttcttgttgttccTCTCCTGAATGTAAAGCACACTGCGCAGAATACCAAATTTTTCCATGTATGGCGGCATAAATCCTACATTCAAAGCAGTATCCGTGTTGTTAATTTTGCAATGTAATTCAATAGTCATCATAACAATTTGGGTTAAACGAATAGGCTTCATTccattaattttttaaaatttatatatttttcggaaaagattttcaatcaACAAAACCTTACACCAttaaaatctaaaacaaacgaaacttaGGGAAGGCTTTCTTGAATCTCTTTCGTACATCCGTGACCACATTCGATTTCTTTCTGTGTTTAACTCGGTTTCAAATGGTATATTGCAGTTAATTGTAAATAGACAACCAAAGCCGATCGTGTGACAAAAAGCATCTCAATTTGGGGCATCTTTCCTACGTTAAACCTTTTAACAGAAGCAAGTAATGTGGGGAGCTAGCGACCAATGATAATTTTTCGCGTTGAAACCATTGTGGAAATCCAAAGGCGGTGCCAATAATGGTACCCGGCCAACACCAGAAGGACGGCCGAACAATGGCTAGGGGCGGACTAACTAGATCTCTAGGGGAGGCCATGCATATTCCCACTCGTTTCGATGCGCACATTTGAGTCGATTTGCCAATGACTGAAATACGAGACGATTGCCGGATCGTCACTTATGATTTGCCGAGTCAGGTTACCAGTTTGGCTGGTAACACATTGTGAAATTCTCCGTTgactgaaaaacaaaccaaaacaaacaggaTCAACCAGCCAGGCAACTCAAGCGCGATGGAGGAAAACTGTACACTGGTCGTGCGAGGTTgacaaatgggaaaaaatgtaTCGAAAAGCGCCCCCGAagaaaatgcgaaaaaaacaaacacaaatggCGGCACGGTAGTGTCGTAGGTTCACAAGACGGCGTGTATTTTGTTTGTCTCTCGTTTCgttctatttaaaaaaatgcatccTCAAGGTCGCGGTCCGGCGGCCGCGTGCGCTACGTTGATTAGCATTTCGGCGCCACAACCTGACCGAAACGTCAGCGGCCGATGGTGGccgtgtggttttgtatggcaTTGTTTTGGAGGCTTTCTCGGAGGTCACCTCGGTCTGCGAGGTAACTGAGAGAACGTGGCAAAACACAATCGAAATacgaaaaagatggaaaaacataaTCGAAACCAaagaataaacataaaaataaaacacttttccTAAATGGATCCGTTCGTGTTCGATGATGAAGCGTGAAAAGCGTGATTGCCTGGCAGTTATGTGagcaggttcgtcgcttagCAAACCGCAAACCGGTGGTTCGGCGACTTACATCTCTTTAGCTATCGTTTTGGGGCGGAAAGGCTGCCAAGGGTACGAAGTGGCGTTTCGATGGCGCTCCGTCCGTCCTAGAAGAGTCCGTTCGTGTAACGGCGCTGCTGTTGGTAGGTGGCCAGGGTGTTCTGGGGCGGCAGGTACGTCGGGGCGCAGAACGTCTTGGTGACGGCGGGCAGCGTGACGGTGCTCGTCTTGTAGACCGTCTGATACTGTAGCTCGTCGCGCTGCACCTGCGTTTCGGTGACGTAGACCGTCTGCACGCCACCGGGCTGCGTGTACACGGAGCTGACGGTGCGCGTTACGGCCGGAAGCGTAACGGTGCTGTAGATGGTCTGGGGAGGCAGTGGAACGGCCGGGAGCGTGACGGTGCGCGTATCGGTGACCGTCTGGTAGACCGGGGTGGCCGTGGTGTACACGGATGTGCTGGTGCGCGTGACCGGTGGCAGCTGGACGGTGGAGTAGATGGTCTGAGCAGGAAGCGTTACCGGAGGGAGCGTTACGGTATCGCGCACTGTGCTAACGGCAGTGCTGGTGCGCGTTACGACGTTCGTTTCAGTGCGCGTTACTGGAGGCAGCTGGACGGTGGAGTAGATGGTCTGCGCCGGGAGGGTCACTGGGGGCAGCGTGACGGTGCGGTAGTCCTGGACCGTCTGGATGACGGGTGTGGTCGTGGTGTAGACGGAGGTTTCGGTGCGTGTGACCGGTGGCAGCTGGACGGTCGAGTAGATGACTTGCGGAGGAAGCGTTACCGGGGGCTGTGTAACGGTACGCGTGTCCGTAACGGTCTGGTAGACGGGCGTTGCCGTTACTACGGTGCTAGTGTACGTCGACACTACCGGCGGAAGCGTGACCGTGTTGTACACCGTGCTGGGTGGCAGCAGCGGTGGTGTTACGGTGTAGGTGGCCGTACTGGTAAGCGTCTGGTAGACGGGTACGGTAGCTGTGTAGGTGGACGTGATGTAGACCGACGACACAACCGTCTGTTCATCGCCGTACACCGGCGCTGTAACGGTTTCCGTGTAACGCTGGTAGTCGGTTTCCGTCTGGGTGACGTAGACCGTCGAGGGGAGGGCACAGTCCGGCTTCGGGTAGAAGTATCCATTGAACTGCTCGGCCCGAGCACAGGCCAACACGGCCAGCAGAAGAAGACACACtttctg encodes:
- the LOC131294520 gene encoding mucin-2-like is translated as MVKQKVCLLLLAVLACARAEQFNGYFYPKPDCALPSTVYVTQTETDYQRYTETVTAPVYGDEQTVVSSVYITSTYTATVPVYQTLTSTATYTVTPPLLPPSTVYNTVTLPPVVSTYTSTVVTATPVYQTVTDTRTVTQPPVTLPPQVIYSTVQLPPVTRTETSVYTTTTPVIQTVQDYRTVTLPPVTLPAQTIYSTVQLPPVTRTETNVVTRTSTAVSTVRDTVTLPPVTLPAQTIYSTVQLPPVTRTSTSVYTTATPVYQTVTDTRTVTLPAVPLPPQTIYSTVTLPAVTRTVSSVYTQPGGVQTVYVTETQVQRDELQYQTVYKTSTVTLPAVTKTFCAPTYLPPQNTLATYQQQRRYTNGLF